CGCTGCCAAGCAGCAGCAACATGAAACGACGAGTCATCCCGCCTCTATTACGGTGCATGGCCACAGAGTGGAGATCGCAGCGGAGCCGGCCGGCCGGCCAGCTCAGAAAATGCGCTTCCCAAGCGCCGAGAGCGCGAACTCAACCGCCAGCTCGGCCGTGACATTGTGCGAATCGAGGATCGGGTTGACTTCGACCAGATCCATGCCCAGCAGCTTGCCCGACTGCGACACCATCTCCATGGCCAGGTGCGCCTCGCGGTACGAAATGCCGCCGAGCACAGGCGTGCCGACGCCAGGCGCCTCCGATGGGTCGAGCGCGTCCATGTCGAGGCTGACATGCACACCGGCGGTGCCCATGCCCACGCGCATGATCGCCTCCTCCATCACCGAGGCCAGCCCGCGCCGGTCGATATCGTGCATGGTGAACACCTGGATGCCCGAGTGGCGTAGCGCCTCGCGCTCGGCCGTGTCGAGGTCGCGGATGCCGACCATCACCACGTCGCTGGCGCGCAGCACCGGGCTGGTGCCCAGCAGCGCGGTCAGGCGCGGGTGGCCGCGCCCGGTGAGCGCCGCCACGCTCATGCCATGGATGTTGCCCGAGGGTGTCGTTTCGGGCGTGTTGTAGTCGCCGTGGGCATCGACCCAGATCACGCCGATGCGGCGCCCGCGCGCCACACCATTGATCGACCCGATCGCCAGGCTGTGGTCGCCGCCCAGGATCAGCGGGAAGGCGCCGGCAGCCACTGCCGCTTCGACCTGCTGGGCCAGGGCGAGGTTGACCTGGATGAGCGCCTCGAGGTAGCGCAGCGGCTCGCCGGCAGCCGGCGGCTCGAGCTGCTCGGCCTGCGGCACCGCCACATTGCCGTGGTCGCACACCCGGTAGCCGAGCGCCTCAAGCCGCTCTTTGATGCCGGCGTAGCGGATGGCGCCCGGCCCCAGATCGACGCCGCGCCGGCCCGCGCCAAGATCGACCGGCGTTCCAATGATCGCAATATCGCGCATGAGCTTCCTCCTTGCCCGCATCAGTGCGTCGCGGGCACAGCGGCGCGCCCGTGGCAGCCATTGTACCATTTTTCGCCGGCCCGCCTGGCCCCCGCGCCGCTGCATGAATGGCGTGCCTGGCCGGCTGCGTCGGCCAGGCACGCGAGCGCCCGACCGGCCGCGCACACTTCTATGCTATACTGCCCCGCAGCACACACTGCGCATGCACCAACATAGGAGTCGAGGCTATGTCGCTGCTACCAGACGCCACCATCGCCGGGATCGCCCGCCACGACGGCCAGACCGTCACGCTGGCGGGCTGGGTTGCCAATAAGACTGAGAAGGGCAAGCTGATCTTCATCCGCCTGCGCGACGGCAGCGGTAC
The sequence above is drawn from the Candidatus Kouleothrix ribensis genome and encodes:
- the rocF gene encoding arginase gives rise to the protein MRDIAIIGTPVDLGAGRRGVDLGPGAIRYAGIKERLEALGYRVCDHGNVAVPQAEQLEPPAAGEPLRYLEALIQVNLALAQQVEAAVAAGAFPLILGGDHSLAIGSINGVARGRRIGVIWVDAHGDYNTPETTPSGNIHGMSVAALTGRGHPRLTALLGTSPVLRASDVVMVGIRDLDTAEREALRHSGIQVFTMHDIDRRGLASVMEEAIMRVGMGTAGVHVSLDMDALDPSEAPGVGTPVLGGISYREAHLAMEMVSQSGKLLGMDLVEVNPILDSHNVTAELAVEFALSALGKRIF